A portion of the Pan troglodytes isolate AG18354 chromosome 10, NHGRI_mPanTro3-v2.0_pri, whole genome shotgun sequence genome contains these proteins:
- the PCBP2 gene encoding poly(rC)-binding protein 2 isoform X8: MDTGVIEGGLNVTLTIRLLMHGKEVGSIIGKKGESVKKMREESGARINISEGNCPERIITLAGPTNAIFKAFAMIIDKLEEDISSSMTNSTAASRPPVTLRLVVPASQCGSLIGKGGCKIKEIRESTGAQVQVAGDMLPNSTERAITIAGIPQSIIECVKQICVVMLETLSQSPPKGVTIPYRPKPSSSPVIFAGGQDRYSTGSDSASFPHTTPSMCLNPDLEGPPLELTKLHQLAMQQSHFPMTHGNTGFSGIESSSPEVKGYWGLDASAQTTSHELTIPNDLIGCIIGRQGAKINEIRQMSGAQIKIANPVEGSTDRQVTITGSAASISLAQYLINVSLENAKPSSQAASVTIPDHLSINLSQPSTPSSSSSSTTTPSLATAGTSDAPSSLPNPLPTAPCVSSLLGMKPIPLLALNVVSAAKGTGASATTTTTSAVPCVTNKLKGEKQRFSPY; encoded by the exons ATGGACACCGGTGTGATTGAAGGTGGATTAAATGTCACTCTCACCATCCGGCTACTTATGCATGGAAAG GAAGTTGGCAGTATCATCGGAAAG AAAGGAGAATCAGTTAAGAAGATGCGCGAGGAG AGTGGTGCACGTATCAACATCTCAGAAGGGAATTGTCCTGAGAGAATTATCACTTTGGCTGGACCCACTAATGCCATCTTCAAAGCCTTTGCTATGATCATTGACAAACTGGAAGAG GACATAAGCAGCTCTATGACCAATAGCACAGCTGCCAGTAGACCCCCGGTCACCCTGAGGCTGGTGGTCCCTGCTAGTCAGTGTGGCTCTCTCATTGGAAAAGGTGGATGCAAGATCAAGGAAATACGAGAG AGTACAGGGGCTCAGGTCCAGGTGGCAGGGGATATGCTACCCAACTCAACTGAGCGGGCCATCACTATTGCTGGCATTCCACAATCCATCATTGAGTGTGTCAAACAGATCTGCGTGGTCATGTTGGAG actCTCTCCCAGTCCCCCCCGAAGGGCGTGACCATCCCGTACCGGCCCAAGCCGTCCAGCTCTCCGGTCATCTTTGCAGGTGGTCAG GACAGGTACAGCACAGGCAGCGACAGTGCGAGCTTTCCCCACACCACCCCGTCCATGTGCCTCAACCCTGACCTGGAGGGACCACCTCTAGAG TTGACCAAGCTGCACCAGTTGGCAATGCAACAGTCTCATTTTCCCATGACGCATGGCAACACCGGATTCAGTG GCATTGAATCCAGCTCTCCAGAGGTGAAAGGCTATTGGg GTTTGGATGCATCTGCTCAGACTACTTCTCATGAACTCACCATTCCAAACGAT TTGATTGGCTGCATAATCGGGCGTCAAGGCGCCAAAATCAATGAGATCCGTCAGATGTCTGGGGCGCAGATCAAAATTGCGAACCCAGTGGAAGGATCTACTGATAGGCAGGTTACCATCACTGGATCTGCTGCCAGCATTAGCCTGGCTCAATATCTAATCAATGTCAG TTTAGAAAACGCTAAACCCTCCTCCCAGGCAGCCTCCGTCACGATCCCTGATCACCTCAGCATCAACCTCTCTCAACCCTCcaccccttcttcttcttcctcctccaccaccaccccctCGCTCGCCACAGCGGGGACCTCCGACGCACCCTCCAGCCTCCCCAACCCTCTTCCGACCGCCCCTTGTGTCTCCAGTCTGCTTGGCATGAAACCCATCCCTCTCCTGGCTCTAAATGTTGTGTCTGCTGCTAAGGGTACCGGGGCTTcagctaccaccaccaccacctctgccGTGCCATGTGTAACTAACAAACTGAAAGGCGAGAAACAGAGATTCTCTCCCTACTGA
- the PCBP2 gene encoding poly(rC)-binding protein 2 isoform X3 codes for MDTGVIEGGLNVTLTIRLLMHGKEVGSIIGKKGESVKKMREESGARINISEGNCPERIITLAGPTNAIFKAFAMIIDKLEEDISSSMTNSTAASRPPVTLRLVVPASQCGSLIGKGGCKIKEIRESTGAQVQVAGDMLPNSTERAITIAGIPQSIIECVKQICVVMLESPPKGVTIPYRPKPSSSPVIFAGGQDRYSTGSDSASFPHTTPSMCLNPDLEGPPLEAYTIQGQYAIPQPDLTKLHQLAMQQSHFPMTHGNTGFSGIESSSPEVKGYWAGLDASAQTTSHELTIPNDLIGCIIGRQGAKINEIRQMSGAQIKIANPVEGSTDRQVTITGSAASISLAQYLINVSLENAKPSSQAASVTIPDHLSINLSQPSTPSSSSSSTTTPSLATAGTSDAPSSLPNPLPTAPCVSSLLGMKPIPLLALNVVSAAKGTGASATTTTTSAVPCVTNKLKGEKQRFSPY; via the exons ATGGACACCGGTGTGATTGAAGGTGGATTAAATGTCACTCTCACCATCCGGCTACTTATGCATGGAAAG GAAGTTGGCAGTATCATCGGAAAG AAAGGAGAATCAGTTAAGAAGATGCGCGAGGAG AGTGGTGCACGTATCAACATCTCAGAAGGGAATTGTCCTGAGAGAATTATCACTTTGGCTGGACCCACTAATGCCATCTTCAAAGCCTTTGCTATGATCATTGACAAACTGGAAGAG GACATAAGCAGCTCTATGACCAATAGCACAGCTGCCAGTAGACCCCCGGTCACCCTGAGGCTGGTGGTCCCTGCTAGTCAGTGTGGCTCTCTCATTGGAAAAGGTGGATGCAAGATCAAGGAAATACGAGAG AGTACAGGGGCTCAGGTCCAGGTGGCAGGGGATATGCTACCCAACTCAACTGAGCGGGCCATCACTATTGCTGGCATTCCACAATCCATCATTGAGTGTGTCAAACAGATCTGCGTGGTCATGTTGGAG TCCCCCCCGAAGGGCGTGACCATCCCGTACCGGCCCAAGCCGTCCAGCTCTCCGGTCATCTTTGCAGGTGGTCAG GACAGGTACAGCACAGGCAGCGACAGTGCGAGCTTTCCCCACACCACCCCGTCCATGTGCCTCAACCCTGACCTGGAGGGACCACCTCTAGAG GCCTATACCATTCAAGGACAGTATGCCATTCCACAGCCAGAT TTGACCAAGCTGCACCAGTTGGCAATGCAACAGTCTCATTTTCCCATGACGCATGGCAACACCGGATTCAGTG GCATTGAATCCAGCTCTCCAGAGGTGAAAGGCTATTGGg CAGGTTTGGATGCATCTGCTCAGACTACTTCTCATGAACTCACCATTCCAAACGAT TTGATTGGCTGCATAATCGGGCGTCAAGGCGCCAAAATCAATGAGATCCGTCAGATGTCTGGGGCGCAGATCAAAATTGCGAACCCAGTGGAAGGATCTACTGATAGGCAGGTTACCATCACTGGATCTGCTGCCAGCATTAGCCTGGCTCAATATCTAATCAATGTCAG TTTAGAAAACGCTAAACCCTCCTCCCAGGCAGCCTCCGTCACGATCCCTGATCACCTCAGCATCAACCTCTCTCAACCCTCcaccccttcttcttcttcctcctccaccaccaccccctCGCTCGCCACAGCGGGGACCTCCGACGCACCCTCCAGCCTCCCCAACCCTCTTCCGACCGCCCCTTGTGTCTCCAGTCTGCTTGGCATGAAACCCATCCCTCTCCTGGCTCTAAATGTTGTGTCTGCTGCTAAGGGTACCGGGGCTTcagctaccaccaccaccacctctgccGTGCCATGTGTAACTAACAAACTGAAAGGCGAGAAACAGAGATTCTCTCCCTACTGA
- the PCBP2 gene encoding poly(rC)-binding protein 2 isoform X9 gives MDTGVIEGGLNVTLTIRLLMHGKEVGSIIGKKGESVKKMREESGARINISEGNCPERIITLAGPTNAIFKAFAMIIDKLEEDISSSMTNSTAASRPPVTLRLVVPASQCGSLIGKGGCKIKEIRESTGAQVQVAGDMLPNSTERAITIAGIPQSIIECVKQICVVMLESPPKGVTIPYRPKPSSSPVIFAGGQDRYSTGSDSASFPHTTPSMCLNPDLEGPPLEAYTIQGQYAIPQPDLTKLHQLAMQQSHFPMTHGNTGFSAGLDASAQTTSHELTIPNDLIGCIIGRQGAKINEIRQMSGAQIKIANPVEGSTDRQVTITGSAASISLAQYLINVSLENAKPSSQAASVTIPDHLSINLSQPSTPSSSSSSTTTPSLATAGTSDAPSSLPNPLPTAPCVSSLLGMKPIPLLALNVVSAAKGTGASATTTTTSAVPCVTNKLKGEKQRFSPY, from the exons ATGGACACCGGTGTGATTGAAGGTGGATTAAATGTCACTCTCACCATCCGGCTACTTATGCATGGAAAG GAAGTTGGCAGTATCATCGGAAAG AAAGGAGAATCAGTTAAGAAGATGCGCGAGGAG AGTGGTGCACGTATCAACATCTCAGAAGGGAATTGTCCTGAGAGAATTATCACTTTGGCTGGACCCACTAATGCCATCTTCAAAGCCTTTGCTATGATCATTGACAAACTGGAAGAG GACATAAGCAGCTCTATGACCAATAGCACAGCTGCCAGTAGACCCCCGGTCACCCTGAGGCTGGTGGTCCCTGCTAGTCAGTGTGGCTCTCTCATTGGAAAAGGTGGATGCAAGATCAAGGAAATACGAGAG AGTACAGGGGCTCAGGTCCAGGTGGCAGGGGATATGCTACCCAACTCAACTGAGCGGGCCATCACTATTGCTGGCATTCCACAATCCATCATTGAGTGTGTCAAACAGATCTGCGTGGTCATGTTGGAG TCCCCCCCGAAGGGCGTGACCATCCCGTACCGGCCCAAGCCGTCCAGCTCTCCGGTCATCTTTGCAGGTGGTCAG GACAGGTACAGCACAGGCAGCGACAGTGCGAGCTTTCCCCACACCACCCCGTCCATGTGCCTCAACCCTGACCTGGAGGGACCACCTCTAGAG GCCTATACCATTCAAGGACAGTATGCCATTCCACAGCCAGAT TTGACCAAGCTGCACCAGTTGGCAATGCAACAGTCTCATTTTCCCATGACGCATGGCAACACCGGATTCAGTG CAGGTTTGGATGCATCTGCTCAGACTACTTCTCATGAACTCACCATTCCAAACGAT TTGATTGGCTGCATAATCGGGCGTCAAGGCGCCAAAATCAATGAGATCCGTCAGATGTCTGGGGCGCAGATCAAAATTGCGAACCCAGTGGAAGGATCTACTGATAGGCAGGTTACCATCACTGGATCTGCTGCCAGCATTAGCCTGGCTCAATATCTAATCAATGTCAG TTTAGAAAACGCTAAACCCTCCTCCCAGGCAGCCTCCGTCACGATCCCTGATCACCTCAGCATCAACCTCTCTCAACCCTCcaccccttcttcttcttcctcctccaccaccaccccctCGCTCGCCACAGCGGGGACCTCCGACGCACCCTCCAGCCTCCCCAACCCTCTTCCGACCGCCCCTTGTGTCTCCAGTCTGCTTGGCATGAAACCCATCCCTCTCCTGGCTCTAAATGTTGTGTCTGCTGCTAAGGGTACCGGGGCTTcagctaccaccaccaccacctctgccGTGCCATGTGTAACTAACAAACTGAAAGGCGAGAAACAGAGATTCTCTCCCTACTGA
- the PCBP2 gene encoding poly(rC)-binding protein 2 isoform X7, whose protein sequence is MDTGVIEGGLNVTLTIRLLMHGKEVGSIIGKKGESVKKMREESGARINISEGNCPERIITLAGPTNAIFKAFAMIIDKLEEDISSSMTNSTAASRPPVTLRLVVPASQCGSLIGKGGCKIKEIRESTGAQVQVAGDMLPNSTERAITIAGIPQSIIECVKQICVVMLETLSQSPPKGVTIPYRPKPSSSPVIFAGGQDRYSTGSDSASFPHTTPSMCLNPDLEGPPLEAYTIQGQYAIPQPDLTKLHQLAMQQSHFPMTHGNTGFSGLDASAQTTSHELTIPNDLIGCIIGRQGAKINEIRQMSGAQIKIANPVEGSTDRQVTITGSAASISLAQYLINVSLENAKPSSQAASVTIPDHLSINLSQPSTPSSSSSSTTTPSLATAGTSDAPSSLPNPLPTAPCVSSLLGMKPIPLLALNVVSAAKGTGASATTTTTSAVPCVTNKLKGEKQRFSPY, encoded by the exons ATGGACACCGGTGTGATTGAAGGTGGATTAAATGTCACTCTCACCATCCGGCTACTTATGCATGGAAAG GAAGTTGGCAGTATCATCGGAAAG AAAGGAGAATCAGTTAAGAAGATGCGCGAGGAG AGTGGTGCACGTATCAACATCTCAGAAGGGAATTGTCCTGAGAGAATTATCACTTTGGCTGGACCCACTAATGCCATCTTCAAAGCCTTTGCTATGATCATTGACAAACTGGAAGAG GACATAAGCAGCTCTATGACCAATAGCACAGCTGCCAGTAGACCCCCGGTCACCCTGAGGCTGGTGGTCCCTGCTAGTCAGTGTGGCTCTCTCATTGGAAAAGGTGGATGCAAGATCAAGGAAATACGAGAG AGTACAGGGGCTCAGGTCCAGGTGGCAGGGGATATGCTACCCAACTCAACTGAGCGGGCCATCACTATTGCTGGCATTCCACAATCCATCATTGAGTGTGTCAAACAGATCTGCGTGGTCATGTTGGAG actCTCTCCCAGTCCCCCCCGAAGGGCGTGACCATCCCGTACCGGCCCAAGCCGTCCAGCTCTCCGGTCATCTTTGCAGGTGGTCAG GACAGGTACAGCACAGGCAGCGACAGTGCGAGCTTTCCCCACACCACCCCGTCCATGTGCCTCAACCCTGACCTGGAGGGACCACCTCTAGAG GCCTATACCATTCAAGGACAGTATGCCATTCCACAGCCAGAT TTGACCAAGCTGCACCAGTTGGCAATGCAACAGTCTCATTTTCCCATGACGCATGGCAACACCGGATTCAGTG GTTTGGATGCATCTGCTCAGACTACTTCTCATGAACTCACCATTCCAAACGAT TTGATTGGCTGCATAATCGGGCGTCAAGGCGCCAAAATCAATGAGATCCGTCAGATGTCTGGGGCGCAGATCAAAATTGCGAACCCAGTGGAAGGATCTACTGATAGGCAGGTTACCATCACTGGATCTGCTGCCAGCATTAGCCTGGCTCAATATCTAATCAATGTCAG TTTAGAAAACGCTAAACCCTCCTCCCAGGCAGCCTCCGTCACGATCCCTGATCACCTCAGCATCAACCTCTCTCAACCCTCcaccccttcttcttcttcctcctccaccaccaccccctCGCTCGCCACAGCGGGGACCTCCGACGCACCCTCCAGCCTCCCCAACCCTCTTCCGACCGCCCCTTGTGTCTCCAGTCTGCTTGGCATGAAACCCATCCCTCTCCTGGCTCTAAATGTTGTGTCTGCTGCTAAGGGTACCGGGGCTTcagctaccaccaccaccacctctgccGTGCCATGTGTAACTAACAAACTGAAAGGCGAGAAACAGAGATTCTCTCCCTACTGA
- the PCBP2 gene encoding poly(rC)-binding protein 2 isoform X16, producing MDTGVIEGGLNVTLTIRLLMHGKEVGSIIGKKGESVKKMREESGARINISEGNCPERIITLAGPTNAIFKAFAMIIDKLEEDISSSMTNSTAASRPPVTLRLVVPASQCGSLIGKGGCKIKEIRESTGAQVQVAGDMLPNSTERAITIAGIPQSIIECVKQICVVMLESPPKGVTIPYRPKPSSSPVIFAGGQDRYSTGSDSASFPHTTPSMCLNPDLEGPPLELTKLHQLAMQQSHFPMTHGNTGFSAGLDASAQTTSHELTIPNDLIGCIIGRQGAKINEIRQMSGAQIKIANPVEGSTDRQVTITGSAASISLAQYLINVSLENAKPSSQAASVTIPDHLSINLSQPSTPSSSSSSTTTPSLATAGTSDAPSSLPNPLPTAPCVSSLLGMKPIPLLALNVVSAAKGTGASATTTTTSAVPCVTNKLKGEKQRFSPY from the exons ATGGACACCGGTGTGATTGAAGGTGGATTAAATGTCACTCTCACCATCCGGCTACTTATGCATGGAAAG GAAGTTGGCAGTATCATCGGAAAG AAAGGAGAATCAGTTAAGAAGATGCGCGAGGAG AGTGGTGCACGTATCAACATCTCAGAAGGGAATTGTCCTGAGAGAATTATCACTTTGGCTGGACCCACTAATGCCATCTTCAAAGCCTTTGCTATGATCATTGACAAACTGGAAGAG GACATAAGCAGCTCTATGACCAATAGCACAGCTGCCAGTAGACCCCCGGTCACCCTGAGGCTGGTGGTCCCTGCTAGTCAGTGTGGCTCTCTCATTGGAAAAGGTGGATGCAAGATCAAGGAAATACGAGAG AGTACAGGGGCTCAGGTCCAGGTGGCAGGGGATATGCTACCCAACTCAACTGAGCGGGCCATCACTATTGCTGGCATTCCACAATCCATCATTGAGTGTGTCAAACAGATCTGCGTGGTCATGTTGGAG TCCCCCCCGAAGGGCGTGACCATCCCGTACCGGCCCAAGCCGTCCAGCTCTCCGGTCATCTTTGCAGGTGGTCAG GACAGGTACAGCACAGGCAGCGACAGTGCGAGCTTTCCCCACACCACCCCGTCCATGTGCCTCAACCCTGACCTGGAGGGACCACCTCTAGAG TTGACCAAGCTGCACCAGTTGGCAATGCAACAGTCTCATTTTCCCATGACGCATGGCAACACCGGATTCAGTG CAGGTTTGGATGCATCTGCTCAGACTACTTCTCATGAACTCACCATTCCAAACGAT TTGATTGGCTGCATAATCGGGCGTCAAGGCGCCAAAATCAATGAGATCCGTCAGATGTCTGGGGCGCAGATCAAAATTGCGAACCCAGTGGAAGGATCTACTGATAGGCAGGTTACCATCACTGGATCTGCTGCCAGCATTAGCCTGGCTCAATATCTAATCAATGTCAG TTTAGAAAACGCTAAACCCTCCTCCCAGGCAGCCTCCGTCACGATCCCTGATCACCTCAGCATCAACCTCTCTCAACCCTCcaccccttcttcttcttcctcctccaccaccaccccctCGCTCGCCACAGCGGGGACCTCCGACGCACCCTCCAGCCTCCCCAACCCTCTTCCGACCGCCCCTTGTGTCTCCAGTCTGCTTGGCATGAAACCCATCCCTCTCCTGGCTCTAAATGTTGTGTCTGCTGCTAAGGGTACCGGGGCTTcagctaccaccaccaccacctctgccGTGCCATGTGTAACTAACAAACTGAAAGGCGAGAAACAGAGATTCTCTCCCTACTGA
- the PCBP2 gene encoding poly(rC)-binding protein 2 isoform X4, translated as MDTGVIEGGLNVTLTIRLLMHGKEVGSIIGKKGESVKKMREESGARINISEGNCPERIITLAGPTNAIFKAFAMIIDKLEEDISSSMTNSTAASRPPVTLRLVVPASQCGSLIGKGGCKIKEIRESTGAQVQVAGDMLPNSTERAITIAGIPQSIIECVKQICVVMLESPPKGVTIPYRPKPSSSPVIFAGGQDRYSTGSDSASFPHTTPSMCLNPDLEGPPLEAYTIQGQYAIPQPDLTKLHQLAMQQSHFPMTHGNTGFSGIESSSPEVKGYWGLDASAQTTSHELTIPNDLIGCIIGRQGAKINEIRQMSGAQIKIANPVEGSTDRQVTITGSAASISLAQYLINVSLENAKPSSQAASVTIPDHLSINLSQPSTPSSSSSSTTTPSLATAGTSDAPSSLPNPLPTAPCVSSLLGMKPIPLLALNVVSAAKGTGASATTTTTSAVPCVTNKLKGEKQRFSPY; from the exons ATGGACACCGGTGTGATTGAAGGTGGATTAAATGTCACTCTCACCATCCGGCTACTTATGCATGGAAAG GAAGTTGGCAGTATCATCGGAAAG AAAGGAGAATCAGTTAAGAAGATGCGCGAGGAG AGTGGTGCACGTATCAACATCTCAGAAGGGAATTGTCCTGAGAGAATTATCACTTTGGCTGGACCCACTAATGCCATCTTCAAAGCCTTTGCTATGATCATTGACAAACTGGAAGAG GACATAAGCAGCTCTATGACCAATAGCACAGCTGCCAGTAGACCCCCGGTCACCCTGAGGCTGGTGGTCCCTGCTAGTCAGTGTGGCTCTCTCATTGGAAAAGGTGGATGCAAGATCAAGGAAATACGAGAG AGTACAGGGGCTCAGGTCCAGGTGGCAGGGGATATGCTACCCAACTCAACTGAGCGGGCCATCACTATTGCTGGCATTCCACAATCCATCATTGAGTGTGTCAAACAGATCTGCGTGGTCATGTTGGAG TCCCCCCCGAAGGGCGTGACCATCCCGTACCGGCCCAAGCCGTCCAGCTCTCCGGTCATCTTTGCAGGTGGTCAG GACAGGTACAGCACAGGCAGCGACAGTGCGAGCTTTCCCCACACCACCCCGTCCATGTGCCTCAACCCTGACCTGGAGGGACCACCTCTAGAG GCCTATACCATTCAAGGACAGTATGCCATTCCACAGCCAGAT TTGACCAAGCTGCACCAGTTGGCAATGCAACAGTCTCATTTTCCCATGACGCATGGCAACACCGGATTCAGTG GCATTGAATCCAGCTCTCCAGAGGTGAAAGGCTATTGGg GTTTGGATGCATCTGCTCAGACTACTTCTCATGAACTCACCATTCCAAACGAT TTGATTGGCTGCATAATCGGGCGTCAAGGCGCCAAAATCAATGAGATCCGTCAGATGTCTGGGGCGCAGATCAAAATTGCGAACCCAGTGGAAGGATCTACTGATAGGCAGGTTACCATCACTGGATCTGCTGCCAGCATTAGCCTGGCTCAATATCTAATCAATGTCAG TTTAGAAAACGCTAAACCCTCCTCCCAGGCAGCCTCCGTCACGATCCCTGATCACCTCAGCATCAACCTCTCTCAACCCTCcaccccttcttcttcttcctcctccaccaccaccccctCGCTCGCCACAGCGGGGACCTCCGACGCACCCTCCAGCCTCCCCAACCCTCTTCCGACCGCCCCTTGTGTCTCCAGTCTGCTTGGCATGAAACCCATCCCTCTCCTGGCTCTAAATGTTGTGTCTGCTGCTAAGGGTACCGGGGCTTcagctaccaccaccaccacctctgccGTGCCATGTGTAACTAACAAACTGAAAGGCGAGAAACAGAGATTCTCTCCCTACTGA
- the PCBP2 gene encoding poly(rC)-binding protein 2 isoform X6 gives MDTGVIEGGLNVTLTIRLLMHGKEVGSIIGKKGESVKKMREESGARINISEGNCPERIITLAGPTNAIFKAFAMIIDKLEEDISSSMTNSTAASRPPVTLRLVVPASQCGSLIGKGGCKIKEIRESTGAQVQVAGDMLPNSTERAITIAGIPQSIIECVKQICVVMLETLSQSPPKGVTIPYRPKPSSSPVIFAGGQDRYSTGSDSASFPHTTPSMCLNPDLEGPPLELTKLHQLAMQQSHFPMTHGNTGFSGIESSSPEVKGYWAGLDASAQTTSHELTIPNDLIGCIIGRQGAKINEIRQMSGAQIKIANPVEGSTDRQVTITGSAASISLAQYLINVSLENAKPSSQAASVTIPDHLSINLSQPSTPSSSSSSTTTPSLATAGTSDAPSSLPNPLPTAPCVSSLLGMKPIPLLALNVVSAAKGTGASATTTTTSAVPCVTNKLKGEKQRFSPY, from the exons ATGGACACCGGTGTGATTGAAGGTGGATTAAATGTCACTCTCACCATCCGGCTACTTATGCATGGAAAG GAAGTTGGCAGTATCATCGGAAAG AAAGGAGAATCAGTTAAGAAGATGCGCGAGGAG AGTGGTGCACGTATCAACATCTCAGAAGGGAATTGTCCTGAGAGAATTATCACTTTGGCTGGACCCACTAATGCCATCTTCAAAGCCTTTGCTATGATCATTGACAAACTGGAAGAG GACATAAGCAGCTCTATGACCAATAGCACAGCTGCCAGTAGACCCCCGGTCACCCTGAGGCTGGTGGTCCCTGCTAGTCAGTGTGGCTCTCTCATTGGAAAAGGTGGATGCAAGATCAAGGAAATACGAGAG AGTACAGGGGCTCAGGTCCAGGTGGCAGGGGATATGCTACCCAACTCAACTGAGCGGGCCATCACTATTGCTGGCATTCCACAATCCATCATTGAGTGTGTCAAACAGATCTGCGTGGTCATGTTGGAG actCTCTCCCAGTCCCCCCCGAAGGGCGTGACCATCCCGTACCGGCCCAAGCCGTCCAGCTCTCCGGTCATCTTTGCAGGTGGTCAG GACAGGTACAGCACAGGCAGCGACAGTGCGAGCTTTCCCCACACCACCCCGTCCATGTGCCTCAACCCTGACCTGGAGGGACCACCTCTAGAG TTGACCAAGCTGCACCAGTTGGCAATGCAACAGTCTCATTTTCCCATGACGCATGGCAACACCGGATTCAGTG GCATTGAATCCAGCTCTCCAGAGGTGAAAGGCTATTGGg CAGGTTTGGATGCATCTGCTCAGACTACTTCTCATGAACTCACCATTCCAAACGAT TTGATTGGCTGCATAATCGGGCGTCAAGGCGCCAAAATCAATGAGATCCGTCAGATGTCTGGGGCGCAGATCAAAATTGCGAACCCAGTGGAAGGATCTACTGATAGGCAGGTTACCATCACTGGATCTGCTGCCAGCATTAGCCTGGCTCAATATCTAATCAATGTCAG TTTAGAAAACGCTAAACCCTCCTCCCAGGCAGCCTCCGTCACGATCCCTGATCACCTCAGCATCAACCTCTCTCAACCCTCcaccccttcttcttcttcctcctccaccaccaccccctCGCTCGCCACAGCGGGGACCTCCGACGCACCCTCCAGCCTCCCCAACCCTCTTCCGACCGCCCCTTGTGTCTCCAGTCTGCTTGGCATGAAACCCATCCCTCTCCTGGCTCTAAATGTTGTGTCTGCTGCTAAGGGTACCGGGGCTTcagctaccaccaccaccacctctgccGTGCCATGTGTAACTAACAAACTGAAAGGCGAGAAACAGAGATTCTCTCCCTACTGA